Proteins encoded within one genomic window of Rhinolophus sinicus isolate RSC01 linkage group LG05, ASM3656204v1, whole genome shotgun sequence:
- the BAG6 gene encoding large proline-rich protein BAG6 isoform X11 yields MEPNNSTSTTVEEPDSLEVLVKTLDSQTRTFIVGAQMNVKEFKEHIAASVSIPSEKQRLIYQGRVLQDDKKLQEYNVGGKVIHLVERAPPQTQLPSGASSGTGSASATHGGGPSSGARGPGTSVHDRNANSYVMVGTFNLPSEPRVRLVMAQHMIRDIQTLLSRMECRGGPQAQHSQPPAQTPTVAPEPVALSSQTSEPVESEAPPREPMEAEEVEERAPAQSPELTPSGPAPAGPASAPETSAPNHPSPAEYVEVLQELQRLESRLHPFLQRYCEVLGAAASTDYNNNQEGREEDQRLINLVGESLRLLGNTFVALSDLRCNLACAPPRHLHVVRPMSHYTTPMVLQQAAIPIQINVGTTVTMTGNGTRPPPTPSAEAPPPGPGQASSLAPSSATAESTEGAPPPGPAPPPTAGHPRVIRISHQSVEPVVMMHMNIQDSGTQPGGLPSAPTGPLGPPGHGQTLGSTLIQLPSLPPEFMHAVAHQITHQAMVAAVASAAAGQQVPGFPTAPTRVVIARPTPPQARPSHPGGPPVSGALGAGVGSNASLAQMVSGLVGQLLMQPVLVAQGTPGMAPPPAPATASASAGTTNTATTAGPAPGGPTQHPPPQPSTTDLQFSQLLGNLLGPAGPGAGGPGVASPTITVAMPGVPAFLQGMTDFLQATQTAPAPPPPPPAPEQQTTPPPGSPAGGAGSPGGLGPESLSPEFFTSVVQGVLSSLLGSLGARAGSSESIAAFIQRLSGSSNIFEPGADGALGFFGALLSLLCQNFSMVDVVMLLHGHFQPLQRLQPQLRSFFHQHYLGGQEPTPGNIRMATHTLITGLEEYVRESFSLVQVQPGVDIIRTNLEFLQEQFNSIAAHVLHCTDSGFGARLLELCNQGLFECLALNLHCLGGQQMELAAVINGRIRRMSRGVNPSLVSWLTTMMGLRLQVVLEHMPVGPDAILRYVRRVGDPPQPLCEEPMEVQGSERTSPESQRENASPAPGTTAEEAMSRGPPPAPEGGSQDEQDGASAETEPWAAAVPPEWVPIIQQDIQSQRKVKPQPPLSDAYLSGMPAKRRKLRADIQKRLQEDPNYSPQRFPNAQRAFADDP; encoded by the exons ATGGAGCCCAATAACAGTACCAGTACCACTGTGGAGGAGCCTGACAGCCTGGAGGTGCTGGTGAAGACCCTGGATTCTCAGACTCGGACCTTTATTGTGGGGGCCCAG ATGAACGTAAAGGAGTTTAAGGAGCACATTGCTGCCTCTGTCAGCATCCCCTCAGAGAAACAACGGCTCATCTACCAGGGACGAGTtctgcaggatgataagaagctCCAGGAATAca ACGTTGGGGGAAAGGTTATCCACCTGGTGGAACGTGCTCCTCCTCAGACTCAGCTCCCTTCAGGGGCATCTTCTGGGACAGGGTCTGCCTCAGCCACCCATGGTGGGGGACCCTCATCTGGTGCTCGGGGGCCTGGGACCTCTGTCCATGACCGGAATGCTAACAGCTATGTCATGGTTGGAACCTTCAATCTTCCT AGTGAGCCCCGGGTTCGGCTGGTGATGGCTCAGCACATGATCAGGGATATACAGACCTTACTTTCCAGGATGGAG TGTCGAGGGGGGCCCCAGGCACAGCACAGTCAGCCGCCGGCACAGACGCCGACTGTGGCCCCAGAGCCAGTAGCCTTGAGCTCGCAGACATCAGAACCAGTGGAGAGTGAAGCGCCTCCTCGGGAGCCCATGGAGGCGGAAGAAGTGGAAGAGCGTGCCCCAGCCCAGAGCCCGGAGCTGACCCCTTCTGGCCCAGCCCCTGCGGGCCCAGCTTCTGCCCCTGAGACCAGTGCACCCAA CCACCCTTCTCCTGCGGAGTACGTCGAGGTGCTGCAGGAGCTCCAGCGGCTTGAGAGCCGCCTCCACCCCTTCCTGCAGCGCTACTGCGAGGTTCTGGGTGCCGCTGCCAGCACAGACTACAACAACAAC CAAGAGGGCCGTGAAGAGGACCAGCGCTTGATCAACCTGGTGGGGGAGAGCCTGCGGCTGCTGGGCAACACCTTTGTGGCGCTCTCGGACCTGCGCTGCAACCTGGCCTGTGCACCCCCACGGCATCTGCACGTCGTCCGGCCTATGTCTCACTACACCACCCCCATGGTGCTCCAGCAGGCAGCTATCCCCATCCag ATCAATGTGGGGACCACTGTGACTATGACGGGGAATGGCACTCGGCCCCCCCCGACGCCCAGTGCAGAGGCACCTCCCCCTGGTCCTGGGCAGGCCTCGTCCCTGGCTCCCTCTTCTGCCACTGCTGAGTCAACTGAGGGGGCGCCCCCGCCAGGGCCGGCTCCCCCGCCGACCGCCGGCCACCCAAGGGTCATTCGGATTTCCCACCAGAGCGTGGAACCCGTGGTCATGATGCACATGAACATTCAAG ATTCTGGCACACAGCCTGGTGGACTTCCGAGCGCTCCCACTGGCCCCCTGGGACCCCCTGGTCATGGCCAGACCCTGG GCTCCACCCTCATCcagctgccctccctgccccctgagTTCATGCACGCCGTCGCCCACCAGATCACTCATCAGGCCATGGTGGCAGCTGTTGCCTCCGCGGCCGCAG GACAGCAGGTGCCGGGCTTCCCGACAGCCCCGACCCGGGTGGTGATTGCCCGGCCCACCCCTCCACAGGCTCGGCCTTCCCATCCTGGAGGGCCCCCAGTCTCAGGGGCTCTG GGTGCCGGTGTGGGTAGCAACGCCTCTTTAGCCCAGATGGTGAGCGGCCTCGTGGGGCAGCTTCTCATGCAGCCTGTCCTTGTGG CTCAGGGGACCCCGGGAATGgctccacctccagcccctgccaCTGCTTCGGCCAGTGCTGGAACCACCAACACAGCTACCACAGCTGGCCCTGCCCCTGGGGGGCCCACCCAGCATCCACCCCCTCAACCCTCCACCACTGACCTTCAGTTCTCTCAGCTCCTGGGGAACTTGCTGGGGCCTGCAGGGCCAGGGGCCGGGGGGCCTGGCGTGGCTTCTCCCACCATCACTGTGGCGATGCCTGGTGTCCCTGCCTTTCTCCAGGGCATGACTGACTTCTTGCAG GCAACTCAGACGGCCCCtgcgcccccgcccccgccccccgcccctgAGCAGCAGACCACACCCCCACCAGGGTCCCCTGCTGGTGGTGCAGGCAGTCCCGGAGGCCTGGGTCCTGAGAGCCTTTCGCCGGAGTTTTTTACCTCAGTGGTGCAGGGTGTGCTGAGCTCCCTGCTGGGCTCCCTGGGGGCTCGGGCTGGCAGCAGTGAAAGCATCGCGGCTTTCATACAGCGCCTCAGTGGGTCCAGCAACATCTTTGAGCCTGGGGCTGATGGGGCGCTTG GATTCTTCGGGGCCCTGCTCTCTCTTCTGTGCCAGAACTTTTCCATGGTGGACGTGGTGATGCTTCTCCACGGACATTTCCAGCCACTGCAGCGTCTGCAGCCCCAGCTGCGATCCTTCTTCCACCAGCACTACCTGGGTGGCCAGGAGCCCACACCTGGTAACATCCGG ATGGCAACCCACACGTTGATCACGGGGCTAGAAGAATACGTTCGCGAGAGTTTT TCTTTGGTGCAGGTTCAGCCGGGTGTGGACATCATCCGGACGAACCTGGAATTTCTCCAGGAGCAGTTTAATAGTATCGCCGCCCACGTGCTGCACTGCACAG ACAGTGGATTTGGGGCCCGTCTGCTGGAGTTGTGTAACCAGGGCCTGTTTGAATGCCTGGCTCTGAACCTGCACTGTTTGGGGGGACAGCAGATGGAGCTTGCTGCTGTCATCAATGGCCGAATT CGCCGCATGTCTCGTGGGGTGAATCCATCCTTGGTGAGTTGGCTGACCACTATGATGGGACTGAGGCTGCAGGTGGTGCTGGAGCACATGCCCGTGGGCCCCGATGCCATCCTCAGATATGTCCGCAGGGTTGGCGACCCCCCGCAG CCACTTTGTGAGGAGCCAATGGAAGTTCAGGGATCAGAGAGAACTTCCCCTGAGTCTCAG CGGGAGAAcgcctccccagcccctgggacaACAGCAGAAGAGGCTATGTCCCGAGGGCCGCCTCCGGCCCCTGAGGGGGGCTCCCAAGATGAACAGGATGGAGCTTCAGCCGAGACAGAACCTTGGGCAGCTGCTGTCCCCCCA GAATGGGTCCCTATCATCCAGCAGGACATTCAGAGCCAGCGGAAGGTGAAACCGCAGCCCCCCCTGAGCGACGCCTACCTCAGTGGTATGCCTGCCAAGAGACGCAAG ctccgGGCTGACATACAAAAGCGGCTGCAGGAAGACCCCAACTACAGCCCCCAGCGCTTCCCTAATGCCCAGCGGGCCTTTGCTGACGATCCCTAA
- the BAG6 gene encoding large proline-rich protein BAG6 isoform X8, producing the protein MEPNNSTSTTVEEPDSLEVLVKTLDSQTRTFIVGAQMNVKEFKEHIAASVSIPSEKQRLIYQGRVLQDDKKLQEYNVGGKVIHLVERAPPQTQLPSGASSGTGSASATHGGGPSSGARGPGTSVHDRNANSYVMVGTFNLPSEPRVRLVMAQHMIRDIQTLLSRMECRGGPQAQHSQPPAQTPTVAPEPVALSSQTSEPVESEAPPREPMEAEEVEERAPAQSPELTPSGPAPAGPASAPETSAPNHPSPAEYVEVLQELQRLESRLHPFLQRYCEVLGAAASTDYNNNQEGREEDQRLINLVGESLRLLGNTFVALSDLRCNLACAPPRHLHVVRPMSHYTTPMVLQQAAIPIQINVGTTVTMTGNGTRPPPTPSAEAPPPGPGQASSLAPSSATAESTEGAPPPGPAPPPTAGHPRVIRISHQSVEPVVMMHMNIQDSGTQPGGLPSAPTGPLGPPGHGQTLGQQVPGFPTAPTRVVIARPTPPQARPSHPGGPPVSGALQGAGVGSNASLAQMVSGLVGQLLMQPVLVAQGTPGMAPPPAPATASASAGTTNTATTAGPAPGGPTQHPPPQPSTTDLQFSQLLGNLLGPAGPGAGGPGVASPTITVAMPGVPAFLQGMTDFLQATQTAPAPPPPPPAPEQQTTPPPGSPAGGAGSPGGLGPESLSPEFFTSVVQGVLSSLLGSLGARAGSSESIAAFIQRLSGSSNIFEPGADGALGFFGALLSLLCQNFSMVDVVMLLHGHFQPLQRLQPQLRSFFHQHYLGGQEPTPGNIRMATHTLITGLEEYVRESFSLVQVQPGVDIIRTNLEFLQEQFNSIAAHVLHCTDSGFGARLLELCNQGLFECLALNLHCLGGQQMELAAVINGRIRRMSRGVNPSLVSWLTTMMGLRLQVVLEHMPVGPDAILRYVRRVGDPPQPLCEEPMEVQGSERTSPESQRENASPAPGTTAEEAMSRGPPPAPEGGSQDEQDGASAETEPWAAAVPPEWVPIIQQDIQSQRKVKPQPPLSDAYLSGMPAKRRKTMQGEGPQLLLSEAVSRAAKAAGARPLTSPESLSRDLEAPEVQESYRQQLRADIQKRLQEDPNYSPQRFPNAQRAFADDP; encoded by the exons ATGGAGCCCAATAACAGTACCAGTACCACTGTGGAGGAGCCTGACAGCCTGGAGGTGCTGGTGAAGACCCTGGATTCTCAGACTCGGACCTTTATTGTGGGGGCCCAG ATGAACGTAAAGGAGTTTAAGGAGCACATTGCTGCCTCTGTCAGCATCCCCTCAGAGAAACAACGGCTCATCTACCAGGGACGAGTtctgcaggatgataagaagctCCAGGAATAca ACGTTGGGGGAAAGGTTATCCACCTGGTGGAACGTGCTCCTCCTCAGACTCAGCTCCCTTCAGGGGCATCTTCTGGGACAGGGTCTGCCTCAGCCACCCATGGTGGGGGACCCTCATCTGGTGCTCGGGGGCCTGGGACCTCTGTCCATGACCGGAATGCTAACAGCTATGTCATGGTTGGAACCTTCAATCTTCCT AGTGAGCCCCGGGTTCGGCTGGTGATGGCTCAGCACATGATCAGGGATATACAGACCTTACTTTCCAGGATGGAG TGTCGAGGGGGGCCCCAGGCACAGCACAGTCAGCCGCCGGCACAGACGCCGACTGTGGCCCCAGAGCCAGTAGCCTTGAGCTCGCAGACATCAGAACCAGTGGAGAGTGAAGCGCCTCCTCGGGAGCCCATGGAGGCGGAAGAAGTGGAAGAGCGTGCCCCAGCCCAGAGCCCGGAGCTGACCCCTTCTGGCCCAGCCCCTGCGGGCCCAGCTTCTGCCCCTGAGACCAGTGCACCCAA CCACCCTTCTCCTGCGGAGTACGTCGAGGTGCTGCAGGAGCTCCAGCGGCTTGAGAGCCGCCTCCACCCCTTCCTGCAGCGCTACTGCGAGGTTCTGGGTGCCGCTGCCAGCACAGACTACAACAACAAC CAAGAGGGCCGTGAAGAGGACCAGCGCTTGATCAACCTGGTGGGGGAGAGCCTGCGGCTGCTGGGCAACACCTTTGTGGCGCTCTCGGACCTGCGCTGCAACCTGGCCTGTGCACCCCCACGGCATCTGCACGTCGTCCGGCCTATGTCTCACTACACCACCCCCATGGTGCTCCAGCAGGCAGCTATCCCCATCCag ATCAATGTGGGGACCACTGTGACTATGACGGGGAATGGCACTCGGCCCCCCCCGACGCCCAGTGCAGAGGCACCTCCCCCTGGTCCTGGGCAGGCCTCGTCCCTGGCTCCCTCTTCTGCCACTGCTGAGTCAACTGAGGGGGCGCCCCCGCCAGGGCCGGCTCCCCCGCCGACCGCCGGCCACCCAAGGGTCATTCGGATTTCCCACCAGAGCGTGGAACCCGTGGTCATGATGCACATGAACATTCAAG ATTCTGGCACACAGCCTGGTGGACTTCCGAGCGCTCCCACTGGCCCCCTGGGACCCCCTGGTCATGGCCAGACCCTGG GACAGCAGGTGCCGGGCTTCCCGACAGCCCCGACCCGGGTGGTGATTGCCCGGCCCACCCCTCCACAGGCTCGGCCTTCCCATCCTGGAGGGCCCCCAGTCTCAGGGGCTCTG CAGGGTGCCGGTGTGGGTAGCAACGCCTCTTTAGCCCAGATGGTGAGCGGCCTCGTGGGGCAGCTTCTCATGCAGCCTGTCCTTGTGG CTCAGGGGACCCCGGGAATGgctccacctccagcccctgccaCTGCTTCGGCCAGTGCTGGAACCACCAACACAGCTACCACAGCTGGCCCTGCCCCTGGGGGGCCCACCCAGCATCCACCCCCTCAACCCTCCACCACTGACCTTCAGTTCTCTCAGCTCCTGGGGAACTTGCTGGGGCCTGCAGGGCCAGGGGCCGGGGGGCCTGGCGTGGCTTCTCCCACCATCACTGTGGCGATGCCTGGTGTCCCTGCCTTTCTCCAGGGCATGACTGACTTCTTGCAG GCAACTCAGACGGCCCCtgcgcccccgcccccgccccccgcccctgAGCAGCAGACCACACCCCCACCAGGGTCCCCTGCTGGTGGTGCAGGCAGTCCCGGAGGCCTGGGTCCTGAGAGCCTTTCGCCGGAGTTTTTTACCTCAGTGGTGCAGGGTGTGCTGAGCTCCCTGCTGGGCTCCCTGGGGGCTCGGGCTGGCAGCAGTGAAAGCATCGCGGCTTTCATACAGCGCCTCAGTGGGTCCAGCAACATCTTTGAGCCTGGGGCTGATGGGGCGCTTG GATTCTTCGGGGCCCTGCTCTCTCTTCTGTGCCAGAACTTTTCCATGGTGGACGTGGTGATGCTTCTCCACGGACATTTCCAGCCACTGCAGCGTCTGCAGCCCCAGCTGCGATCCTTCTTCCACCAGCACTACCTGGGTGGCCAGGAGCCCACACCTGGTAACATCCGG ATGGCAACCCACACGTTGATCACGGGGCTAGAAGAATACGTTCGCGAGAGTTTT TCTTTGGTGCAGGTTCAGCCGGGTGTGGACATCATCCGGACGAACCTGGAATTTCTCCAGGAGCAGTTTAATAGTATCGCCGCCCACGTGCTGCACTGCACAG ACAGTGGATTTGGGGCCCGTCTGCTGGAGTTGTGTAACCAGGGCCTGTTTGAATGCCTGGCTCTGAACCTGCACTGTTTGGGGGGACAGCAGATGGAGCTTGCTGCTGTCATCAATGGCCGAATT CGCCGCATGTCTCGTGGGGTGAATCCATCCTTGGTGAGTTGGCTGACCACTATGATGGGACTGAGGCTGCAGGTGGTGCTGGAGCACATGCCCGTGGGCCCCGATGCCATCCTCAGATATGTCCGCAGGGTTGGCGACCCCCCGCAG CCACTTTGTGAGGAGCCAATGGAAGTTCAGGGATCAGAGAGAACTTCCCCTGAGTCTCAG CGGGAGAAcgcctccccagcccctgggacaACAGCAGAAGAGGCTATGTCCCGAGGGCCGCCTCCGGCCCCTGAGGGGGGCTCCCAAGATGAACAGGATGGAGCTTCAGCCGAGACAGAACCTTGGGCAGCTGCTGTCCCCCCA GAATGGGTCCCTATCATCCAGCAGGACATTCAGAGCCAGCGGAAGGTGAAACCGCAGCCCCCCCTGAGCGACGCCTACCTCAGTGGTATGCCTGCCAAGAGACGCAAG ACGATGCAGGGTGAGGGCCCCCAGCTGCTTCTATCAGAGGCCGTGAGCCGGGCAGCTAAGGCAGCCGGAGCTCGGCCCCTGACGAGCCCCGAGAGCCTGAGCCGGGACCTGGAGGCACCAGAGGTTCAGGAGAGCTACAGGCAGCAG ctccgGGCTGACATACAAAAGCGGCTGCAGGAAGACCCCAACTACAGCCCCCAGCGCTTCCCTAATGCCCAGCGGGCCTTTGCTGACGATCCCTAA
- the BAG6 gene encoding large proline-rich protein BAG6 isoform X15: MEPNNSTSTTVEEPDSLEVLVKTLDSQTRTFIVGAQMNVKEFKEHIAASVSIPSEKQRLIYQGRVLQDDKKLQEYNVGGKVIHLVERAPPQTQLPSGASSGTGSASATHGGGPSSGARGPGTSVHDRNANSYVMVGTFNLPSEPRVRLVMAQHMIRDIQTLLSRMECRGGPQAQHSQPPAQTPTVAPEPVALSSQTSEPVESEAPPREPMEAEEVEERAPAQSPELTPSGPAPAGPASAPETSAPNHPSPAEYVEVLQELQRLESRLHPFLQRYCEVLGAAASTDYNNNQEGREEDQRLINLVGESLRLLGNTFVALSDLRCNLACAPPRHLHVVRPMSHYTTPMVLQQAAIPIQINVGTTVTMTGNGTRPPPTPSAEAPPPGPGQASSLAPSSATAESTEGAPPPGPAPPPTAGHPRVIRISHQSVEPVVMMHMNIQDSGTQPGGLPSAPTGPLGPPGHGQTLGQQVPGFPTAPTRVVIARPTPPQARPSHPGGPPVSGALGAGVGSNASLAQMVSGLVGQLLMQPVLVAQGTPGMAPPPAPATASASAGTTNTATTAGPAPGGPTQHPPPQPSTTDLQFSQLLGNLLGPAGPGAGGPGVASPTITVAMPGVPAFLQGMTDFLQATQTAPAPPPPPPAPEQQTTPPPGSPAGGAGSPGGLGPESLSPEFFTSVVQGVLSSLLGSLGARAGSSESIAAFIQRLSGSSNIFEPGADGALGFFGALLSLLCQNFSMVDVVMLLHGHFQPLQRLQPQLRSFFHQHYLGGQEPTPGNIRMATHTLITGLEEYVRESFSLVQVQPGVDIIRTNLEFLQEQFNSIAAHVLHCTDSGFGARLLELCNQGLFECLALNLHCLGGQQMELAAVINGRIRRMSRGVNPSLVSWLTTMMGLRLQVVLEHMPVGPDAILRYVRRVGDPPQPLCEEPMEVQGSERTSPESQRENASPAPGTTAEEAMSRGPPPAPEGGSQDEQDGASAETEPWAAAVPPEWVPIIQQDIQSQRKVKPQPPLSDAYLSGMPAKRRKLRADIQKRLQEDPNYSPQRFPNAQRAFADDP; the protein is encoded by the exons ATGGAGCCCAATAACAGTACCAGTACCACTGTGGAGGAGCCTGACAGCCTGGAGGTGCTGGTGAAGACCCTGGATTCTCAGACTCGGACCTTTATTGTGGGGGCCCAG ATGAACGTAAAGGAGTTTAAGGAGCACATTGCTGCCTCTGTCAGCATCCCCTCAGAGAAACAACGGCTCATCTACCAGGGACGAGTtctgcaggatgataagaagctCCAGGAATAca ACGTTGGGGGAAAGGTTATCCACCTGGTGGAACGTGCTCCTCCTCAGACTCAGCTCCCTTCAGGGGCATCTTCTGGGACAGGGTCTGCCTCAGCCACCCATGGTGGGGGACCCTCATCTGGTGCTCGGGGGCCTGGGACCTCTGTCCATGACCGGAATGCTAACAGCTATGTCATGGTTGGAACCTTCAATCTTCCT AGTGAGCCCCGGGTTCGGCTGGTGATGGCTCAGCACATGATCAGGGATATACAGACCTTACTTTCCAGGATGGAG TGTCGAGGGGGGCCCCAGGCACAGCACAGTCAGCCGCCGGCACAGACGCCGACTGTGGCCCCAGAGCCAGTAGCCTTGAGCTCGCAGACATCAGAACCAGTGGAGAGTGAAGCGCCTCCTCGGGAGCCCATGGAGGCGGAAGAAGTGGAAGAGCGTGCCCCAGCCCAGAGCCCGGAGCTGACCCCTTCTGGCCCAGCCCCTGCGGGCCCAGCTTCTGCCCCTGAGACCAGTGCACCCAA CCACCCTTCTCCTGCGGAGTACGTCGAGGTGCTGCAGGAGCTCCAGCGGCTTGAGAGCCGCCTCCACCCCTTCCTGCAGCGCTACTGCGAGGTTCTGGGTGCCGCTGCCAGCACAGACTACAACAACAAC CAAGAGGGCCGTGAAGAGGACCAGCGCTTGATCAACCTGGTGGGGGAGAGCCTGCGGCTGCTGGGCAACACCTTTGTGGCGCTCTCGGACCTGCGCTGCAACCTGGCCTGTGCACCCCCACGGCATCTGCACGTCGTCCGGCCTATGTCTCACTACACCACCCCCATGGTGCTCCAGCAGGCAGCTATCCCCATCCag ATCAATGTGGGGACCACTGTGACTATGACGGGGAATGGCACTCGGCCCCCCCCGACGCCCAGTGCAGAGGCACCTCCCCCTGGTCCTGGGCAGGCCTCGTCCCTGGCTCCCTCTTCTGCCACTGCTGAGTCAACTGAGGGGGCGCCCCCGCCAGGGCCGGCTCCCCCGCCGACCGCCGGCCACCCAAGGGTCATTCGGATTTCCCACCAGAGCGTGGAACCCGTGGTCATGATGCACATGAACATTCAAG ATTCTGGCACACAGCCTGGTGGACTTCCGAGCGCTCCCACTGGCCCCCTGGGACCCCCTGGTCATGGCCAGACCCTGG GACAGCAGGTGCCGGGCTTCCCGACAGCCCCGACCCGGGTGGTGATTGCCCGGCCCACCCCTCCACAGGCTCGGCCTTCCCATCCTGGAGGGCCCCCAGTCTCAGGGGCTCTG GGTGCCGGTGTGGGTAGCAACGCCTCTTTAGCCCAGATGGTGAGCGGCCTCGTGGGGCAGCTTCTCATGCAGCCTGTCCTTGTGG CTCAGGGGACCCCGGGAATGgctccacctccagcccctgccaCTGCTTCGGCCAGTGCTGGAACCACCAACACAGCTACCACAGCTGGCCCTGCCCCTGGGGGGCCCACCCAGCATCCACCCCCTCAACCCTCCACCACTGACCTTCAGTTCTCTCAGCTCCTGGGGAACTTGCTGGGGCCTGCAGGGCCAGGGGCCGGGGGGCCTGGCGTGGCTTCTCCCACCATCACTGTGGCGATGCCTGGTGTCCCTGCCTTTCTCCAGGGCATGACTGACTTCTTGCAG GCAACTCAGACGGCCCCtgcgcccccgcccccgccccccgcccctgAGCAGCAGACCACACCCCCACCAGGGTCCCCTGCTGGTGGTGCAGGCAGTCCCGGAGGCCTGGGTCCTGAGAGCCTTTCGCCGGAGTTTTTTACCTCAGTGGTGCAGGGTGTGCTGAGCTCCCTGCTGGGCTCCCTGGGGGCTCGGGCTGGCAGCAGTGAAAGCATCGCGGCTTTCATACAGCGCCTCAGTGGGTCCAGCAACATCTTTGAGCCTGGGGCTGATGGGGCGCTTG GATTCTTCGGGGCCCTGCTCTCTCTTCTGTGCCAGAACTTTTCCATGGTGGACGTGGTGATGCTTCTCCACGGACATTTCCAGCCACTGCAGCGTCTGCAGCCCCAGCTGCGATCCTTCTTCCACCAGCACTACCTGGGTGGCCAGGAGCCCACACCTGGTAACATCCGG ATGGCAACCCACACGTTGATCACGGGGCTAGAAGAATACGTTCGCGAGAGTTTT TCTTTGGTGCAGGTTCAGCCGGGTGTGGACATCATCCGGACGAACCTGGAATTTCTCCAGGAGCAGTTTAATAGTATCGCCGCCCACGTGCTGCACTGCACAG ACAGTGGATTTGGGGCCCGTCTGCTGGAGTTGTGTAACCAGGGCCTGTTTGAATGCCTGGCTCTGAACCTGCACTGTTTGGGGGGACAGCAGATGGAGCTTGCTGCTGTCATCAATGGCCGAATT CGCCGCATGTCTCGTGGGGTGAATCCATCCTTGGTGAGTTGGCTGACCACTATGATGGGACTGAGGCTGCAGGTGGTGCTGGAGCACATGCCCGTGGGCCCCGATGCCATCCTCAGATATGTCCGCAGGGTTGGCGACCCCCCGCAG CCACTTTGTGAGGAGCCAATGGAAGTTCAGGGATCAGAGAGAACTTCCCCTGAGTCTCAG CGGGAGAAcgcctccccagcccctgggacaACAGCAGAAGAGGCTATGTCCCGAGGGCCGCCTCCGGCCCCTGAGGGGGGCTCCCAAGATGAACAGGATGGAGCTTCAGCCGAGACAGAACCTTGGGCAGCTGCTGTCCCCCCA GAATGGGTCCCTATCATCCAGCAGGACATTCAGAGCCAGCGGAAGGTGAAACCGCAGCCCCCCCTGAGCGACGCCTACCTCAGTGGTATGCCTGCCAAGAGACGCAAG ctccgGGCTGACATACAAAAGCGGCTGCAGGAAGACCCCAACTACAGCCCCCAGCGCTTCCCTAATGCCCAGCGGGCCTTTGCTGACGATCCCTAA